Proteins from one Bufo gargarizans isolate SCDJY-AF-19 chromosome 8, ASM1485885v1, whole genome shotgun sequence genomic window:
- the TBC1D24 gene encoding TBC1 domain family member 24 isoform X1, translating into MDDTEYGRFVDWDKMETGGQEQSSPKVLNCTDFQELKQLSRQGYWAKSHSLRAKVYQKLIKDIPCRTVTPDASVYRDIVGKIVGKRNASTLHLPEFVDDRQVPSYCLNSEGIGAVRKILLCISNQFPDISFCPVLPSIVALLLHYSQDEAECFESVSRILACNDPSRRLVEQTFLAFESSCMTFGDLAGKYCQGPHKLMVAVSEDVLEVYSDWQRWLFGDLPFACAARVFDVFLVEGYKVLFRVALALLKFFHKIRGGQPMESNNVKRDIQEFVRDISKSVSPEKLLEKAFAIRLFSRKEIHLLQMANEKALQQKGITVKQKRVKSPARQNVHLAVDAENFKSGIVSVKEMRDIWSWIPERFALCQPLLLYTNQEHGNSLNRFYLHCEGHEPTLLLIKTSNQEVCGAYLSTDWSTRRRSGNALSFFGTGECFVFRLQPEVERYEWVIIKHPELGRVASAAAENESNSFQETAESSDPSNRLSPFLATRHFNLPSKTASMFMAGSTECIIIGGGDGQALYMDSDMNYGRTSHCNTFNNQPLCSETFQIATIEVWGFKDNLNGDEHSSALP; encoded by the exons ATGGACGACACCGAATATGGACGATTTGTGGACTGGGATAAGATGGAGACAGGAGGGCAGGAACAAAGTAGCCCCAAAGTATTAAACTGTACAGATTTCCAGGAGCTGAAACAACTATCCCGTCAGGGGTATTGGGCAAAAAGCCATTCGTTACGAGCCAAGGTATATCAGAAACTGATAAAGGACATCCCATGCCGCACGGTAACCCCCGATGCTAGCGTGTATCGTGACATTGTGGGCAAAATAGTGGGTAAGAGAAATGCAAGTACCCTACATCTACCAGAGTTTGTGGACGACCGCCAGGTTCCCAGCTACTGTCTAAACTCTGAAGGCATCGGAGCTGTAAGGAAAATCCTCTTATGCATCTCAAACCAGTTCCCTGACATCTCCTTCTGCCCTGTCCTTCCATCGATCGTGGCCCTTCTTCTCCACTATAGCCAGGATGAAGCAGAATGCTTTGAAAGCGTTTCCAGAATACTTGCTTGTAACGACCCAAGTAGACGACTTGTCGAGCAGACTTTCTTGGCTTTTGAGTCGTCTTGTATGACCTTCGGAGATCTTGCAGGCAAATATTGCCAGGGACCTCACAAGCTGATGGTCGCCGTATCCGAAGATGTCCTAGAGGTTTATTCTGACTGGCAGAGGTGGCTTTTTGGAGACCTGCCCTTCGCTTGCGCTGCTCGGGTGTTTGACGTGTTTTTAGTGGAGGGCTACAAAGTGCTCTTCAGGGTAGCCCTAGCTCTTCTCAAGTTCTTTCACAAGATAAGAGGCGGCCAACCAATGGAGTCGAACAATGTAAAAAGAGACATCCAAGAATTTGTGAGGGATATTAGCAAGTCCGTGTCTCCTGAAAAGCTCTTGGAGAAAGCATTTGCAATCCGGCTCTTCTCCCGTAAGGAGATTCATCTGCTTCAGATGGCAAATGAAAAagctctgcagcagaaagggatcACTGTGAAACAGAAAAG AGTAAAGTCTCCTGCCCG GCAGAATGTCCACCTGGCTGTCGATGCAGAAAATTTCAAGTCTGGGATTGTAAGCGTGAAAGAAATGAGGGACATCTGGTCCTGGATCCCAGAGAGATTTGCCCTCTGCCAACCGCTACTGCTTTATACCAATCAAGAACATGGCAACAGCCTGAACAG GTTTTACTTGCACTGTGAGGGACATGAGCCCACCCTGCTTCTCATCAAAACCAGCAACCAAGAG GTGTGCGGTGCGTACTTGTCCACCGACTGGAGCACGCGCAGGAGGAGCGGGAACGCCCTGAGCTTCTTTGGGACTGGAGAATGCTTTGTATTTCGG CTGCAGCCGGAGGTGGAGCGCTATGAGTGGGTGATAATAAAACATCCGGAGCTCGGCAGAGTTGCTTCGGCAGCAGCTGAGAATGAGTCCAACTCTTTCCAGGAGACCGCTGAGAGCTCGGACCCCTCCAATCGGCTTTCACCTTTCCTGGCCACTCGTCATTTCAACCTCCCTTCCAAAACGGCCTCCATGTTTATGGCGGGGAGCACAGAGTGCATCATCATTG GAGGGGGCGATGGACAAGCCTTGTATATGGATTCTGATATGAATTATGGACGGACCAGTCACTGCAATACTTTCAACAATCAGCCTCTGTGCTCAGAGACCTTCCAGATCGCCACAATTGAGGTGTGGGGCTTCAAGGACAACCTAAATGGTGACGAGCACTCCTCTGCGTTACCATGA
- the TBC1D24 gene encoding TBC1 domain family member 24 isoform X2 has product MDDTEYGRFVDWDKMETGGQEQSSPKVLNCTDFQELKQLSRQGYWAKSHSLRAKVYQKLIKDIPCRTVTPDASVYRDIVGKIVGKRNASTLHLPEFVDDRQVPSYCLNSEGIGAVRKILLCISNQFPDISFCPVLPSIVALLLHYSQDEAECFESVSRILACNDPSRRLVEQTFLAFESSCMTFGDLAGKYCQGPHKLMVAVSEDVLEVYSDWQRWLFGDLPFACAARVFDVFLVEGYKVLFRVALALLKFFHKIRGGQPMESNNVKRDIQEFVRDISKSVSPEKLLEKAFAIRLFSRKEIHLLQMANEKALQQKGITVKQKRQNVHLAVDAENFKSGIVSVKEMRDIWSWIPERFALCQPLLLYTNQEHGNSLNRFYLHCEGHEPTLLLIKTSNQEVCGAYLSTDWSTRRRSGNALSFFGTGECFVFRLQPEVERYEWVIIKHPELGRVASAAAENESNSFQETAESSDPSNRLSPFLATRHFNLPSKTASMFMAGSTECIIIGGGDGQALYMDSDMNYGRTSHCNTFNNQPLCSETFQIATIEVWGFKDNLNGDEHSSALP; this is encoded by the exons ATGGACGACACCGAATATGGACGATTTGTGGACTGGGATAAGATGGAGACAGGAGGGCAGGAACAAAGTAGCCCCAAAGTATTAAACTGTACAGATTTCCAGGAGCTGAAACAACTATCCCGTCAGGGGTATTGGGCAAAAAGCCATTCGTTACGAGCCAAGGTATATCAGAAACTGATAAAGGACATCCCATGCCGCACGGTAACCCCCGATGCTAGCGTGTATCGTGACATTGTGGGCAAAATAGTGGGTAAGAGAAATGCAAGTACCCTACATCTACCAGAGTTTGTGGACGACCGCCAGGTTCCCAGCTACTGTCTAAACTCTGAAGGCATCGGAGCTGTAAGGAAAATCCTCTTATGCATCTCAAACCAGTTCCCTGACATCTCCTTCTGCCCTGTCCTTCCATCGATCGTGGCCCTTCTTCTCCACTATAGCCAGGATGAAGCAGAATGCTTTGAAAGCGTTTCCAGAATACTTGCTTGTAACGACCCAAGTAGACGACTTGTCGAGCAGACTTTCTTGGCTTTTGAGTCGTCTTGTATGACCTTCGGAGATCTTGCAGGCAAATATTGCCAGGGACCTCACAAGCTGATGGTCGCCGTATCCGAAGATGTCCTAGAGGTTTATTCTGACTGGCAGAGGTGGCTTTTTGGAGACCTGCCCTTCGCTTGCGCTGCTCGGGTGTTTGACGTGTTTTTAGTGGAGGGCTACAAAGTGCTCTTCAGGGTAGCCCTAGCTCTTCTCAAGTTCTTTCACAAGATAAGAGGCGGCCAACCAATGGAGTCGAACAATGTAAAAAGAGACATCCAAGAATTTGTGAGGGATATTAGCAAGTCCGTGTCTCCTGAAAAGCTCTTGGAGAAAGCATTTGCAATCCGGCTCTTCTCCCGTAAGGAGATTCATCTGCTTCAGATGGCAAATGAAAAagctctgcagcagaaagggatcACTGTGAAACAGAAAAG GCAGAATGTCCACCTGGCTGTCGATGCAGAAAATTTCAAGTCTGGGATTGTAAGCGTGAAAGAAATGAGGGACATCTGGTCCTGGATCCCAGAGAGATTTGCCCTCTGCCAACCGCTACTGCTTTATACCAATCAAGAACATGGCAACAGCCTGAACAG GTTTTACTTGCACTGTGAGGGACATGAGCCCACCCTGCTTCTCATCAAAACCAGCAACCAAGAG GTGTGCGGTGCGTACTTGTCCACCGACTGGAGCACGCGCAGGAGGAGCGGGAACGCCCTGAGCTTCTTTGGGACTGGAGAATGCTTTGTATTTCGG CTGCAGCCGGAGGTGGAGCGCTATGAGTGGGTGATAATAAAACATCCGGAGCTCGGCAGAGTTGCTTCGGCAGCAGCTGAGAATGAGTCCAACTCTTTCCAGGAGACCGCTGAGAGCTCGGACCCCTCCAATCGGCTTTCACCTTTCCTGGCCACTCGTCATTTCAACCTCCCTTCCAAAACGGCCTCCATGTTTATGGCGGGGAGCACAGAGTGCATCATCATTG GAGGGGGCGATGGACAAGCCTTGTATATGGATTCTGATATGAATTATGGACGGACCAGTCACTGCAATACTTTCAACAATCAGCCTCTGTGCTCAGAGACCTTCCAGATCGCCACAATTGAGGTGTGGGGCTTCAAGGACAACCTAAATGGTGACGAGCACTCCTCTGCGTTACCATGA